The following proteins are co-located in the Micromonospora coriariae genome:
- a CDS encoding sensor histidine kinase: MTVAQRDEWRRPGPTPEQRRIDLWLGLAVTLLALVSLTLTRSAGAFLLGPPPSWPEQLLWTVAVTLPLIWRRRRPAATLLVVAVAFIAAQARSAPETQFSSWALFCALYTLGAWGQDHQLARRLRIGVIATMFAWLGIYYAVTIDHIPPDAFADAVGPVPPVLAAMVTGALVNVLVFGFAYFFGETAWVAARREHELRAQAEDLRRSQAESRERAVLGERVRIARELHDVVAHHVSVMGVQASACRRVFDRDPGKARTALAAIEQSARTAVDELRRMLGVLRTSAGADAEPPAAGGVERIGELVERARAAGLTATLGVYGSPVALPESVSQAAYRVTQEAVTNTLKHAGADLLDVRVRYLAREMEVDVTDDGRAGGTANALGLGLIGMRERVTAHDGDLEAGPRAGGGWRVRARFPLAASADPPVGTQREPSEGHQLAASAERSA, translated from the coding sequence ATGACCGTGGCACAGCGTGACGAATGGCGTCGCCCGGGCCCGACACCGGAGCAGCGCCGAATCGATCTCTGGCTCGGGCTGGCGGTGACCCTGCTGGCGCTGGTCAGCCTCACTCTGACCCGCAGCGCCGGGGCGTTCCTGCTGGGCCCGCCGCCCTCCTGGCCGGAGCAGCTGCTCTGGACCGTCGCGGTGACCCTGCCGCTGATCTGGCGACGGCGTAGGCCGGCCGCGACTCTGCTGGTCGTCGCGGTGGCGTTCATCGCCGCGCAGGCACGATCGGCCCCGGAGACCCAGTTCTCCTCCTGGGCACTGTTCTGCGCCCTCTACACCCTCGGCGCCTGGGGGCAGGACCATCAACTGGCCCGCCGGCTGCGGATCGGCGTGATCGCCACGATGTTCGCCTGGCTGGGGATCTACTACGCGGTGACCATCGACCACATCCCGCCCGATGCCTTCGCCGACGCGGTCGGTCCGGTGCCACCGGTACTCGCCGCGATGGTCACCGGCGCACTGGTCAACGTGCTGGTCTTCGGATTCGCGTACTTCTTCGGCGAGACCGCCTGGGTGGCCGCGCGGCGCGAGCATGAGCTGCGCGCCCAGGCCGAGGACCTGCGCCGGTCGCAGGCCGAGTCCCGGGAGCGGGCGGTGCTCGGCGAACGGGTCCGGATCGCCCGGGAACTACACGACGTGGTCGCCCACCACGTGTCGGTGATGGGGGTACAGGCGTCCGCCTGCCGCCGGGTGTTCGACCGCGACCCGGGCAAGGCCCGCACGGCGCTGGCCGCCATCGAGCAGAGCGCCCGCACCGCCGTGGACGAGCTGCGCCGAATGCTCGGCGTGCTGCGGACCTCTGCCGGCGCCGACGCCGAGCCGCCGGCGGCCGGCGGCGTCGAACGGATCGGTGAGCTGGTCGAGCGGGCCCGGGCCGCGGGACTGACGGCCACCCTCGGGGTGTACGGCAGCCCGGTTGCGCTGCCCGAATCGGTCTCCCAGGCGGCCTACCGGGTGACGCAGGAAGCGGTGACGAACACGCTGAAGCACGCCGGAGCGGACCTGCTGGACGTGCGGGTCCGGTACCTGGCCCGGGAGATGGAGGTCGACGTGACCGACGACGGACGGGCGGGCGGCACGGCCAACGCCCTGGGGCTGGGTCTGATCGGGATGCGCGAACGGGTCACCGCGCACGACGGCGACCTGGAGGCTGGGCCGCGAGCCGGCGGTGGCTGGCGGGTACGCGCCCGCTTCCCGCTGGCGGCGTCGGCGGACCCACCGGTCGGCACGCAGCGCGAGCCGAGCGAAGGGCACCAGCTGGCAGCCAGCGCGGAGCGTTCGGCATGA
- a CDS encoding WXG100 family type VII secretion target: MAGFEVDPGSLRGSAGSLDQVVDRLADALTEFEGTVQALGEPWGADDIGTLIGELYHGIHDLAMSCFEGNGEVLGQFAEGLHTMADTFDEVEQEIDAGLRRIGQLLGEG, translated from the coding sequence ATGGCCGGCTTCGAGGTCGATCCCGGGTCGCTGCGCGGCAGCGCCGGCTCGCTCGACCAGGTGGTGGACCGGCTGGCGGACGCCCTCACCGAGTTCGAGGGCACCGTCCAGGCGCTCGGCGAGCCGTGGGGCGCCGACGACATCGGCACCCTGATCGGCGAGTTGTACCACGGCATCCACGACCTGGCGATGAGCTGCTTCGAGGGCAACGGCGAGGTCCTCGGGCAGTTCGCCGAAGGCCTGCACACCATGGCCGACACCTTCGACGAGGTCGAACAGGAGATCGACGCCGGCCTGCGCCGGATCGGCCAGCTGCTGGGTGAGGGCTGA
- a CDS encoding L-threonylcarbamoyladenylate synthase, with product MARYYDVHPENPQPRIIGQVADLIRGGGLVAYPTDSCYALGIQLGNQDGLDRIRQIRHLDDRHHFTLVCRDFAQLGQFVQISNSVFRLVKASTPGSYTFILPATREVPRRMLHPRKRTVGVRVPRHTVTQALLAELGEPLVSSTLALPGDDEPMTQGWEIKERLDHQLDAVVGAGDCGKEPTTVVDLSGSEPEILRRGAGDVSRFE from the coding sequence ATGGCGAGGTACTACGACGTGCACCCGGAGAACCCGCAACCCCGGATCATCGGTCAGGTCGCCGACCTGATCCGCGGCGGTGGGCTGGTCGCCTACCCGACGGATTCCTGCTACGCGCTCGGCATCCAACTGGGCAACCAGGACGGGCTGGACCGGATCCGCCAGATCCGTCACCTCGACGATCGGCACCACTTCACGCTCGTCTGCCGGGACTTCGCGCAGCTGGGCCAGTTCGTCCAGATCAGCAACTCGGTCTTCCGTCTGGTGAAGGCGTCCACCCCGGGTAGCTACACCTTCATCCTGCCGGCCACCCGTGAGGTGCCCCGCCGGATGCTGCACCCCAGGAAACGCACCGTCGGTGTCCGCGTACCCCGGCACACCGTGACCCAGGCGCTGCTGGCCGAGCTGGGCGAGCCGCTGGTGTCGAGCACCCTGGCCCTGCCCGGCGACGACGAGCCGATGACCCAGGGGTGGGAGATCAAGGAACGTCTCGACCACCAGCTCGACGCGGTCGTCGGCGCCGGCGACTGCGGCAAGGAACCGACGACGGTGGTCGACCTGTCCGGCTCCGAGCCGGAGATCCTGCGCCGGGGCGCGGGAGACGTGTCCCGCTTCGAGTAG
- a CDS encoding ABC transporter permease: MNVIQATRLVAAREIRVKLRDRTFLFGTLFFLLIAAAGTILPPLLSGGPQSVAVTQEAAGPLRAAGLEVRVVPDDPAAEQAVRDGDVDAAVVSGPAVLAMDEAPDEVVRALSTAPPVRLLDPDAVDPVVAFLVPFVFAFVFFLTSQTFGLQIAQSVTEEKQTRIVEILVAAVPVRALLAGKVIAGGILALGQIALIAIVAVAGMQIGDSGELLTLLAPAIGWFVPFFLLGFVLLAAMWAAAGALVNRQEDIAGASTPVQLAVMLPFFAVIFLNDNAAAMRLLSYLPFSSPTAMPLRLFTGDAAVWEPFVSLAILLATAGAFVVAGARIYEGSLLRTNGRTSLRAAWRERETIG, encoded by the coding sequence GTGAACGTCATCCAGGCCACCCGGCTGGTCGCCGCCCGCGAGATCCGGGTCAAGCTCCGCGACCGTACCTTCCTGTTCGGCACGCTGTTCTTCCTGCTGATCGCCGCGGCGGGCACCATCCTGCCGCCGTTGCTCTCCGGCGGGCCGCAGAGCGTCGCGGTCACCCAGGAGGCCGCTGGCCCGCTGCGGGCCGCCGGTCTCGAGGTCCGCGTGGTGCCCGACGACCCCGCCGCCGAACAGGCCGTCCGTGACGGCGACGTGGACGCCGCTGTGGTTTCCGGCCCGGCGGTGCTCGCCATGGACGAGGCCCCCGACGAGGTGGTCCGGGCACTGAGCACCGCCCCGCCGGTGCGACTGCTGGATCCGGACGCGGTCGACCCGGTGGTGGCGTTCCTGGTGCCGTTCGTCTTCGCGTTCGTCTTCTTCCTCACCTCGCAGACGTTCGGCCTGCAGATCGCGCAGAGCGTCACCGAAGAGAAGCAGACCCGGATCGTGGAGATCCTGGTCGCGGCCGTACCGGTACGGGCGCTGCTGGCCGGCAAGGTGATCGCCGGCGGCATCCTGGCGCTCGGGCAGATCGCGTTGATCGCCATCGTGGCCGTCGCCGGTATGCAGATAGGCGACAGCGGCGAACTGCTCACCCTGCTCGCCCCGGCGATCGGCTGGTTCGTGCCGTTCTTCCTGCTCGGCTTCGTGCTGCTGGCCGCGATGTGGGCGGCGGCCGGCGCGCTGGTCAACCGGCAGGAGGACATCGCCGGTGCGTCCACGCCGGTGCAGCTCGCCGTCATGCTGCCGTTCTTCGCGGTGATCTTCCTCAACGACAACGCCGCGGCCATGCGGCTGCTGTCCTACCTGCCGTTCTCGTCGCCCACGGCGATGCCCCTGCGGCTGTTCACCGGAGACGCCGCCGTCTGGGAGCCGTTCGTCTCGCTGGCCATCCTGCTGGCCACCGCCGGGGCGTTCGTGGTCGCCGGGGCGCGGATCTATGAGGGGTCGCTGCTGCGGACCAACGGGCGCACCTCGTTGCGCGCCGCCTGGCGGGAGCGGGAAACCATCGGCTGA
- a CDS encoding PadR family transcriptional regulator, protein MVSEDVLRTHLQELRRGTVVVASLVALRRPDYGYALLQRLTDHGFPVDANTLYPLLRRLEDQGLLTSEWNTEESRPRKFYRTSDEGESMLDRLLDDLAAVQTSITGLIQGVDR, encoded by the coding sequence ATGGTTAGCGAGGACGTTCTACGGACGCACCTACAGGAGCTGCGTCGAGGCACCGTCGTGGTAGCCAGCCTGGTCGCGCTGCGCCGACCGGACTACGGCTACGCACTGCTGCAACGGCTCACCGACCACGGCTTCCCGGTGGACGCCAACACGCTCTACCCGCTGCTGCGCCGGCTGGAGGACCAGGGCCTGCTGACCAGCGAGTGGAACACCGAGGAGAGCCGGCCGCGCAAGTTCTACCGGACCAGCGACGAGGGCGAGTCGATGCTGGACCGTCTCCTCGACGACCTCGCCGCCGTGCAGACCTCCATCACCGGGCTGATCCAAGGAGTGGACCGATGA
- a CDS encoding ABC transporter ATP-binding protein, whose translation MTRTLRLNGVDRSFGDRQVLKSVSFEVAAGRMTGFVGANGAGKTTTMRIILGVLAPDAGEVSWGDVPLTREDRQRFGYMPEERGLYPKMTVREQVTYLGRLHGLDATAARRSTDTLLERVGLGERGDDLLETLSLGNQQRAQIAAALVHDPEVLVLDEPFSGLDPLAVDTVVAVLRERAAAGVPVLFSSHQLDVVERLCDDLVIIGDGVIRAAGSRQQLRDSYTVPRFELVVATDAGWVRDEPGVTLVELDGARAVFDLPAGADEQPVLRAALARGPVRAFRPVSPSLTEIFREVTQ comes from the coding sequence GTGACCAGAACACTCCGCCTGAACGGCGTCGACCGCAGCTTCGGCGATCGGCAGGTGCTCAAGAGCGTGTCCTTCGAGGTGGCCGCCGGCCGGATGACCGGCTTCGTCGGCGCCAACGGCGCCGGCAAGACCACCACAATGCGGATCATCCTGGGCGTGCTCGCCCCGGACGCCGGCGAGGTGAGTTGGGGTGACGTGCCGCTGACCCGGGAGGACCGGCAGCGGTTCGGCTACATGCCCGAGGAACGCGGCCTCTACCCCAAGATGACCGTACGGGAGCAGGTGACCTACCTGGGCCGGTTGCACGGCCTCGACGCCACCGCCGCCCGGCGCTCCACCGACACCCTGCTGGAGCGGGTCGGGCTGGGCGAGCGCGGCGACGACCTGCTGGAGACGCTGTCGCTGGGCAACCAGCAGCGCGCCCAGATCGCGGCCGCGCTGGTGCACGACCCGGAGGTGCTGGTGCTCGACGAGCCGTTCTCCGGCCTCGACCCCCTCGCCGTGGACACCGTCGTCGCCGTGCTGCGCGAACGCGCCGCCGCCGGGGTGCCGGTGCTCTTCTCCAGCCACCAACTGGACGTGGTGGAGCGGCTCTGCGACGACCTGGTGATCATCGGCGACGGGGTGATCCGCGCCGCCGGTAGCCGGCAGCAGCTGCGCGACTCGTACACCGTGCCCCGCTTCGAGCTGGTGGTGGCCACCGACGCCGGCTGGGTGCGCGACGAGCCCGGCGTGACCCTGGTCGAGCTGGACGGCGCGCGAGCGGTGTTCGACCTGCCGGCCGGCGCCGACGAACAGCCGGTGCTGCGCGCGGCCCTCGCCCGGGGCCCGGTCCGGGCCTTCCGCCCGGTCAGCCCCTCGCTCACCGAGATCTTCCGAGAGGTCACCCAGTGA
- the pdxS gene encoding pyridoxal 5'-phosphate synthase lyase subunit PdxS yields the protein MPETTAPNAGTTPVVGTARVKRGMAEMLKGGVIMDVVNAEQAKIAEDAGAVAVMALERVPADIRAQGGVSRMSDPDMIDGIIEAVSIPVMAKARIGHFVEAQILQSLGVDYVDESEVLTPADYANHIDKWAFTVPFVCGATNLGEALRRITEGAAMIRSKGEAGTGDVSNATTHMRKIRQEIRRLSSLPADELYVAAKELQAPYELVKEVAESGKLPVVLFTAGGIATPADAAMMMQLGAEGVFVGSGIFKAGNPAQRAAAIVKATTFHDDPDVLAKVSRGLGEAMVGINVDEIPQPHRLAERGW from the coding sequence GTGCCCGAAACCACCGCCCCGAACGCCGGTACCACCCCCGTCGTCGGCACCGCCCGCGTCAAGCGTGGCATGGCCGAGATGCTCAAGGGTGGCGTGATCATGGATGTGGTCAACGCGGAGCAGGCCAAGATCGCCGAGGACGCCGGTGCTGTCGCGGTGATGGCGCTGGAGCGGGTGCCCGCCGACATCCGCGCGCAGGGCGGGGTGTCCCGGATGAGCGACCCCGACATGATCGACGGGATCATCGAGGCCGTCTCCATCCCGGTGATGGCCAAGGCCCGCATCGGCCACTTCGTGGAGGCGCAGATCCTCCAGTCGCTGGGCGTGGACTACGTCGACGAGTCCGAGGTGCTGACCCCGGCCGACTACGCCAACCACATCGACAAGTGGGCCTTCACTGTGCCCTTCGTCTGCGGTGCTACCAACCTCGGCGAGGCGCTGCGCCGGATCACCGAGGGCGCGGCCATGATCCGCTCCAAGGGCGAGGCCGGCACCGGTGACGTCTCCAACGCCACCACCCACATGCGCAAGATCCGCCAGGAGATCCGTCGGCTCTCCTCGCTGCCGGCCGACGAGCTGTACGTCGCGGCCAAGGAGCTCCAGGCCCCGTACGAGCTGGTCAAGGAGGTCGCCGAGAGCGGCAAGCTGCCGGTGGTGCTGTTCACCGCCGGTGGCATCGCCACCCCGGCCGACGCCGCGATGATGATGCAGCTCGGCGCGGAGGGCGTCTTCGTCGGCTCCGGCATCTTCAAGGCCGGCAACCCGGCTCAGCGGGCCGCCGCGATCGTCAAGGCCACCACCTTCCACGACGACCCGGACGTGCTGGCCAAGGTGTCCCGCGGCCTGGGCGAGGCGATGGTCGGCATCAACGTCGACGAGATCCCGCAGCCGCACCGCCTGGCCGAGCGCGGCTGGTGA
- a CDS encoding WXG100-like domain-containing protein — MGLQLPGELVSLLGMLGYSWPEADEEKLFELGQHWLGLAATVQAVGDDAQRTGEAVWTANSGQAVSAFQARWSGAEAPVTNLADGVTAAQGVAIGLFVAAGVILTLKISVIVQLVILAVQIAQAIATAVATFGASLLEIPIFKMITSLIIDQLLGLAVGALLNG, encoded by the coding sequence ATGGGGCTGCAACTGCCCGGAGAGCTGGTCTCCCTGCTCGGCATGCTCGGCTACAGCTGGCCGGAGGCCGACGAGGAGAAGCTGTTCGAGCTCGGCCAGCACTGGCTGGGGCTGGCGGCGACCGTTCAGGCGGTCGGCGACGACGCGCAGCGCACCGGCGAGGCGGTGTGGACGGCCAACAGCGGCCAGGCCGTGAGTGCGTTCCAGGCCAGGTGGAGCGGCGCGGAGGCGCCGGTGACCAACCTGGCCGACGGCGTGACCGCGGCCCAGGGAGTGGCCATCGGGCTCTTCGTAGCGGCCGGGGTGATTCTCACCCTGAAGATCAGCGTCATCGTGCAGCTGGTGATCCTGGCGGTGCAGATCGCGCAGGCGATCGCCACCGCGGTGGCCACGTTCGGCGCCTCGCTCCTCGAGATCCCGATCTTCAAGATGATCACCTCCCTGATCATCGACCAGCTGCTCGGCCTCGCCGTCGGGGCGCTGCTCAATGGGTAA
- a CDS encoding YbaB/EbfC family nucleoid-associated protein — protein sequence MTEGFEAVLAQARQALQAVRSGASAGDEPAAEGTGTACDGLVQITAQGGRLTDVTVNPRALRLPAEDLAEGFREAVNAALADMEAKSAPESPPITDPAALSEQLERLQEQSAQQMARYTRSIEETLGRMRERG from the coding sequence ATGACGGAGGGGTTCGAGGCCGTCCTGGCGCAGGCTCGTCAGGCATTGCAGGCGGTGCGCTCCGGTGCGAGCGCCGGAGACGAGCCAGCCGCCGAGGGCACCGGCACCGCGTGCGACGGGCTGGTCCAGATCACCGCCCAGGGCGGGCGACTGACCGACGTGACCGTCAATCCTCGTGCGCTGCGGCTGCCCGCCGAGGATCTCGCCGAGGGCTTCCGCGAGGCGGTCAACGCGGCACTGGCCGACATGGAGGCGAAGTCCGCCCCGGAGTCGCCACCGATCACCGACCCGGCCGCCCTGTCCGAGCAACTGGAACGCCTGCAGGAGCAGAGCGCGCAGCAGATGGCCCGGTACACCCGGTCCATCGAGGAGACGCTCGGCCGGATGCGGGAACGGGGGTAG
- a CDS encoding DUF402 domain-containing protein: MGVTAFAPGDTVVRREILLGEVWFGCPTICVEDSPDLLALYLPPGADFGFPGAGDFPCGRHPWEVAGHRAWQGHGKLMLHRPGEAHSVDVFWTGPERDFAGWYFNLQDPLRRTPIGVDTLDHELDLWWGAGADRYVWKDVEMFAQRLVEGRYPGMADAIRGEGDRIAALLDAGQRWWDPAWAAWRPAPAWSAPRLPVGWDEVPPAR, from the coding sequence GTGGGGGTGACGGCGTTCGCGCCGGGCGACACGGTTGTCCGGCGCGAGATCCTGCTCGGCGAGGTCTGGTTCGGCTGCCCGACGATCTGCGTCGAGGACTCGCCTGACCTGCTCGCCCTCTACCTGCCGCCGGGGGCCGATTTCGGCTTCCCAGGGGCAGGCGACTTCCCGTGTGGGCGGCACCCGTGGGAGGTCGCCGGGCACCGCGCCTGGCAGGGGCACGGCAAGCTGATGCTGCACCGCCCCGGCGAGGCGCACTCGGTCGACGTGTTCTGGACCGGGCCGGAGCGCGACTTCGCCGGCTGGTACTTCAACCTCCAGGACCCGTTGCGGCGTACCCCGATCGGGGTGGACACCCTGGACCACGAGCTGGACCTGTGGTGGGGCGCGGGCGCCGACCGGTACGTCTGGAAGGACGTGGAGATGTTCGCGCAGCGCCTCGTCGAGGGGCGCTACCCGGGCATGGCGGACGCCATCCGGGGCGAGGGCGACCGGATCGCCGCGCTGCTCGACGCGGGGCAGCGCTGGTGGGATCCGGCGTGGGCGGCGTGGCGGCCGGCCCCTGCCTGGTCGGCGCCCCGGTTGCCCGTCGGCTGGGACGAGGTGCCGCCCGCCCGGTGA
- the pdxT gene encoding pyridoxal 5'-phosphate synthase glutaminase subunit PdxT, with translation MAPVIGVLALQGDVREHVTALAAAGADARPVRRPAELDAVDGLVIPGGESTTISKLADIFEMREPIDKRIADGMPVYGSCAGMIMLATEVLDGRPDQRGFAGIEMTVRRNAFGRQVDSFEAPVEISGVPGEPFHAVFIRAPWVERVGDGVEVIGKVTGGPAADRIVAVRQGNLLATSFHPELTGDLRVHAYFVDLVRAA, from the coding sequence ATGGCACCGGTGATCGGTGTGCTCGCGCTCCAGGGGGACGTCCGCGAGCACGTCACGGCCCTGGCCGCGGCGGGCGCGGACGCCCGCCCGGTGCGCCGCCCGGCGGAGCTGGACGCGGTCGACGGGCTGGTCATTCCCGGGGGCGAGTCCACCACGATCAGCAAGCTCGCCGACATCTTCGAGATGCGTGAGCCGATCGACAAGCGCATCGCGGACGGCATGCCGGTCTACGGGTCCTGCGCCGGCATGATCATGCTGGCCACCGAGGTGCTGGACGGCCGCCCCGACCAGCGTGGCTTCGCCGGTATCGAGATGACGGTCCGACGCAACGCGTTCGGCCGGCAGGTCGACTCGTTCGAGGCGCCGGTGGAGATCAGCGGGGTGCCGGGGGAGCCGTTCCACGCGGTGTTCATCCGCGCTCCGTGGGTCGAGCGGGTCGGTGATGGCGTCGAGGTGATCGGGAAGGTGACCGGTGGTCCGGCCGCCGACCGGATCGTGGCGGTCCGGCAGGGAAACCTGCTGGCCACGTCGTTCCACCCCGAGTTGACCGGTGACCTGCGCGTGCACGCGTACTTCGTGGACCTGGTGCGGGCCGCCTGA
- a CDS encoding response regulator — translation MSTAPTHDAPDAGRPVRVLLADDQHLVRTGFRVILEVEDDIEVVGEAADGARAVTMARATGPDVVLMDVEMPGMDGLEATRLITGEGPGAPAVLILTTFDRDDYLFAALRAGASGFLLKNGTPEELVEAIRVLARGDGLLAPEITRRVISTFARPGDPTGAARNGPDAEAALAELTPREREALVLLAAGASNAEIAAAMHLGEATVKTHVSRVLAKLGLRDRVQAVVFAYENGVVRPGG, via the coding sequence ATGAGCACCGCACCAACCCACGACGCACCAGACGCCGGCCGGCCGGTCCGGGTCCTGCTCGCCGACGACCAGCACCTCGTCCGCACCGGCTTCCGGGTCATCCTCGAGGTGGAGGACGACATCGAGGTGGTGGGCGAGGCCGCGGACGGCGCACGCGCCGTCACGATGGCCCGGGCCACCGGTCCCGATGTCGTGCTGATGGACGTGGAGATGCCCGGAATGGACGGGCTGGAGGCCACCCGCCTGATCACCGGCGAGGGGCCCGGGGCGCCCGCGGTGCTGATCCTCACCACCTTCGACCGCGACGACTACCTGTTCGCCGCCCTGCGGGCCGGGGCCAGCGGCTTCCTGCTCAAGAACGGCACCCCGGAGGAGCTGGTCGAGGCGATCCGGGTGCTGGCCCGCGGCGACGGCCTGCTCGCCCCGGAGATCACCCGCCGGGTGATCTCCACCTTCGCCCGTCCCGGCGATCCGACCGGCGCCGCCCGCAACGGGCCGGACGCCGAGGCCGCCCTGGCCGAGCTGACCCCGCGCGAACGGGAGGCGCTGGTGCTGCTCGCCGCCGGGGCGAGCAACGCGGAGATCGCGGCGGCGATGCACCTGGGCGAGGCGACGGTGAAGACCCACGTGAGCCGGGTGTTGGCCAAGCTCGGCCTGCGCGACCGGGTGCAAGCGGTCGTCTTCGCGTACGAGAACGGGGTGGTCCGCCCCGGCGGCTGA
- a CDS encoding YebC/PmpR family DNA-binding transcriptional regulator: MSGHSKWATTKHKKAVIDAKRGKMFAKLIKNVEVAARTGGGDPSGNPTLYDAIQKAKKSSVPNDNIDRAVKRGSGLEAGGADWQTIMYEGYGPNGVAMLIECLTDNRNRAATEVRTALTRNGGSLADAGSVSYMFSRKGVVIVPKEGTSEDDVMMAVLDAGAEEVNDLGEAYEVVSEPTDLIAVRTALQDAGIEYESAESSLIPSMNIPLDEEGARKIFKLIDVLEDCDDVQNVYANFDVSDDVMAAVDA, from the coding sequence ATGTCCGGCCACTCAAAGTGGGCGACGACCAAGCACAAGAAGGCCGTCATCGACGCCAAGCGCGGCAAGATGTTCGCCAAGCTGATCAAGAACGTCGAGGTGGCCGCGCGGACCGGTGGCGGCGACCCCTCCGGTAACCCGACGCTCTACGACGCCATTCAAAAGGCCAAGAAGAGCTCGGTGCCGAACGACAACATCGACCGCGCGGTCAAGCGCGGCTCCGGCCTGGAGGCCGGCGGCGCCGACTGGCAGACGATCATGTACGAGGGGTACGGCCCGAACGGCGTGGCGATGCTGATCGAGTGCCTCACCGACAACCGCAACCGGGCGGCGACCGAGGTGCGCACCGCGCTGACCCGTAACGGCGGCTCGCTTGCCGACGCCGGCTCGGTGTCGTACATGTTCTCCCGCAAGGGCGTGGTGATCGTCCCCAAGGAGGGCACCAGCGAGGACGACGTGATGATGGCCGTCCTGGACGCCGGCGCCGAAGAGGTCAACGACCTCGGCGAGGCGTACGAGGTGGTCTCCGAGCCGACCGACCTGATCGCGGTCCGCACCGCGTTGCAGGACGCCGGCATCGAGTACGAGTCGGCCGAGTCGTCCCTCATCCCCAGCATGAACATCCCGCTGGACGAGGAGGGCGCGCGCAAGATCTTCAAGCTGATCGACGTCCTGGAGGACTGCGACGACGTGCAGAACGTCTACGCGAACTTCGACGTCAGCGACGACGTGATGGCCGCGGTGGACGCCTGA
- a CDS encoding permease prefix domain 1-containing protein produces the protein MNTLTDRYLAATLRSVPTQRRNEIANELRASIEDMIEDRAGGGQDTTTAEREVLTELGNPDLLAAQYADRRLQLIGPTYYLVWLRLLKLLLSFIPALVGTIVAIVDVAEGKGFGAIGTGIVVALHVTVHIAFWLTLTFALIERSQPTMDLPGWTVDQLPDVPVHKDVSLVDTIASVAMLVLTIGYLPFQHYQSWVHGNDGDNIPILDPALWSFWLPALIVVLVATVIFEIVKYRIGRWNWALFGTKALLNLAFTVPVLWLALSDRLLNPALAERLSWLAETDNRNTLGAFIAVGVAVVLIWDLIDTAIKTRRQTA, from the coding sequence ATGAACACCCTGACCGACCGCTACCTCGCCGCCACCCTGCGCTCGGTGCCCACCCAGCGCCGCAACGAGATCGCCAACGAGCTGCGCGCCTCGATCGAGGACATGATCGAGGACCGGGCCGGCGGCGGCCAGGACACCACCACCGCCGAGCGGGAGGTGCTCACCGAGCTGGGCAACCCCGACCTCCTGGCCGCGCAGTACGCCGACCGCCGGTTGCAGCTCATCGGCCCGACGTACTACCTGGTCTGGCTACGGCTGCTGAAACTGCTGCTCAGCTTCATCCCGGCGCTCGTCGGCACGATCGTCGCCATCGTCGACGTGGCGGAGGGCAAGGGCTTCGGGGCCATCGGCACCGGCATCGTCGTCGCCCTCCACGTGACCGTTCATATCGCCTTCTGGCTCACCCTGACCTTCGCCCTCATCGAGCGCTCCCAGCCGACCATGGACCTGCCCGGCTGGACCGTCGACCAGCTGCCCGACGTTCCCGTGCACAAGGACGTCTCCCTCGTCGACACCATCGCGTCGGTGGCCATGCTGGTGCTCACCATCGGCTACCTGCCGTTCCAGCACTACCAGTCCTGGGTGCACGGCAACGACGGCGACAACATTCCGATCCTCGACCCGGCCCTGTGGTCGTTCTGGCTGCCGGCGCTGATCGTGGTACTGGTCGCTACCGTGATCTTCGAGATCGTCAAGTACCGGATCGGGCGCTGGAACTGGGCCCTGTTCGGCACCAAGGCGCTGCTCAACCTGGCGTTCACGGTGCCGGTGCTGTGGTTGGCGCTCTCCGACCGGCTGCTCAACCCGGCCCTGGCCGAGCGCCTGAGCTGGCTGGCGGAGACGGACAACCGGAACACCCTGGGCGCTTTCATCGCCGTGGGCGTGGCCGTGGTCCTGATCTGGGACCTCATCGACACCGCCATCAAGACCCGCCGTCAGACGGCATGA